From one Lotus japonicus ecotype B-129 chromosome 3, LjGifu_v1.2 genomic stretch:
- the LOC130748038 gene encoding probable glycerol-3-phosphate dehydrogenase [NAD(+)] 1, cytosolic: MVGTTEANGHDVYLNGSLQNINGGLEEKVDELRALIGKVEGDPLRIVGVGAGAWGSVFTAMLQEVYGSLREKVLVRIWRRPGRSVDRATAEHLFEVINSREDVLRRLIRRCAYLKYVEARLGDRILYADEILKDGFCLNMIDTPLCPLKVVTNLQEAVWDADLVINGLPSTETREVFEEISKYWKERVTPPVIVSLAKGVEAELSPEPRIITPTLMINRATGVPMENILYLGGPNIASEIYNKEYANARICGAEKWRKPLAKFLRHPHFVVWDNGDLVTHEVMGGLKNVYAIGAGMVAALTNESATSKSVYFAHCTSEMIFITHLLTEEPEKLAGPLLADTYVTLLKGRNAWYGQKLAKGELSLEMGDSIKGKGMIQGVSAVRAFYELLSQSSLNVLNPEENKHVAPVELCPILKMLYRILIIREYPVQAILQALRDETMNDPRDRIEIAQSHVFFKPSLLGQRP; the protein is encoded by the exons ATGGTTGGAACTACTGAAGCCAATGGCCATGATGTGTATCTAAATGGTTCTCTTCAGAATATAAATGGCGGTTTAGAAGAGAAGGTTGATGAGCTTCGCGCGCTAATTGGGAAAGTGGAGGGTGATCCATTGAGAATAGTTGGTGTTGGAGCTGGTGCTTGGGGTAGTGTGTTCACTGCTATGTTGCAGGAGGTTTATGGAAGTTTAAGAGAAAAGGTTCTTGTAAGGATATGGAGACGGCCCGGAAGGTCGGTCGATAGGGCCACTGCTGAGCACTTGTTTGAGGTGATTAATTCAAGGGAGGATGTGCTGAGGAGGCTTATTAGGAGGTGTGCTTATTTGAAATATGTTGAGGCAAGATTAGGTGACAGGATACTTTATGCAGATGAGATTTTGAAAGATGGGTTTTGCTTGAATATGATTGATACCCCTTTGTGTCCTCTGAAGGTCGTGACAAACCTGCAGGAGGCTGTGTGGGATGCTGATCTTGTGATTAATGGCTTGCCATCAACGGAAACCCGTGAGGTGTTTGAAGAAATTAGTAAGTACTGGAAAGAGAGAGTCACACCTCCTGTCATTGTTTCGCTGGCAAAAGGTGTAGAGGCTGAATTAAGTCCTGAACCACGGATAATAACTCCCACTCTGATGATCAATCGAGCGA CTGGAGTTCCCATGGAGAACATCCTTTATCTTGGAGGTCCAAACATTGCCTCAGAAATTTACAACAAGGAATATGCAAATGCTCGAATATGTGGGGCAGAAAAGTGGAGGAAACCATTGGCGAAGTTTTTGAGGCACCCTCACTTTGTCGTGTGGGACAATGGTGATCTTGTTACCCATGAAGTCATGGGTGGATTAAAGAATGTATATGCTATTGGAGCAG GAATGGTAGCTGCTTTAACAAATGAAAGTGCCACCAGCAAATCAGTATACTTTGCTCACTGTACATCAGAGATGATTTTTATCACTCATCTGTTAACAGAAGAGCCAGAGAAACTTGCAGGACCACTGTTGGCTGATACTTATGTAACCTTGTTGAAAGGTCGTAATGCGTGGTATGGACAGAAGTTGGCCAAAGGGGAATTGAGCCTGGAAATGGGTGATAGTATCAAGGGCAAGGGAATGATTCAG GGAGTCTCTGCAGTTAGGGCATTTTATGAGCTACTTAGTCAGTCCAGCCTAAATGTTCTAAATCCTGAAGAAAACAAGCATGTAGCCCCTGTGGAGCTTTGTCCCATCTTGAAGATGTTATATAGAATACTAATAATAAG GGAATATCCAGTGCAAGCCATTCTTCAAGCATTAAGAGATGAGACCATGAATGATCCCCGGGACCGTATTGAAATTGCCCAAAGCCATGTGTTTTTCAAGCCATCTCTTCTTGGTCAGAGACCTTGA
- the LOC130749221 gene encoding uncharacterized protein LOC130749221 produces MSLVDYASSSDDDVPEPTRHKEEEPPQPLQRNSPQPPPQPPPSRTQIKYGSSPGQPLENKPHSSASSSSVEKLPDASLLLNSPFVSSNLVSASDHSSRVAAALAENASRKRDSNGMASSTVRNKAPRGNLPHSKSVPETTSGLLVPPQISGRKNVVTEDISKLFVKKH; encoded by the exons ATGTCTCTGGTCGATTATGCTTCCTCTTCAGACGACGACGTTCCGGAACCCACACGCCACAAAGAGGAGGAGCCACCCCAACCTCTCCAACGCAATTCACCGCAACCGCCACCGCAACCTCCTCCTTCGCGAACCCA GATCAAATATGGATCTTCACCTGGCCAGCCTCTAGAAAATAAACCACATTCATCtgcatcttcatcttcagtgGAGAAGCTTCCTGATGCATCGCTTCTTTTGAATTCACCTTTTGTCTCATCTAATCTGGTGAGTGCTAGTGATCACTCCTCTCGAGTTGCTGCAGCTCTTGCTGAAAATGCTTCACGTAAGAGAGATTCTAATGGAATGGCCTCCTCCACTGTTCGTAATAAAGCTCCTAGAGGAAACTTGCCTCATTCAAAGAGTGTTCCAGAAACTACTAGTGGTTTGTTAGTTCCACCTCAGATCAGTGGAAG GAAAAACGTTGTTACAGAAGACATAAGCAAGCTCTTTGTCAAGAAACACTAG